Proteins from a single region of Streptomyces sp. TN58:
- a CDS encoding HEXXH motif domain-containing protein — translation MTAALTAFSVSSHTLRALASTEPSPEGTRLVRDVRRSKRLVLLRAVLDAAPCGRSGQTADHWALLEEAERHDPAAVRDVLHYPATGVWAEETLRRLHDPDGPPPDLAHLGALAAAAALRSGISFTHTLRPVHGRLVLPTLGLLRPARPGPLVLTERSWDPDDPATLPLHALPAGRTALDDLDPYRAPGPAHPAPLRPARRLTPKGHKRWDTQWSGALTLLQRYDTVRAEETVQLLRSLVPLAGGSRSSGATLPAAAGSVLARAQAPPALAATLVHEVQHGKLTALADVLTLHTADATPRHWAPWRSDPRPLEGLLHGVYAHLALAGYWQRAALYGARGAWAQHARIRAQVSAVLPVLRAHEQLTNAGREFTDAMAAAERAMDDLPPPGDQHAAARRAVDRERRAWCEAHPGLAPFAQV, via the coding sequence ATGACCGCCGCACTCACCGCCTTCTCCGTGTCGTCCCACACCCTGCGCGCCCTCGCCTCCACCGAGCCCTCCCCGGAGGGCACCCGCCTGGTCCGCGACGTACGCCGCTCCAAGCGCCTGGTCCTGCTCCGCGCCGTCCTCGACGCCGCGCCCTGCGGCCGGTCCGGGCAGACCGCCGACCACTGGGCCCTGCTGGAGGAGGCCGAACGCCACGACCCGGCCGCCGTACGCGACGTACTGCACTACCCGGCCACCGGCGTGTGGGCCGAGGAAACCCTGCGCCGACTGCACGACCCCGACGGTCCGCCGCCGGACCTCGCTCACCTCGGCGCCCTCGCCGCGGCCGCGGCCCTGCGCTCCGGAATCTCCTTCACGCACACTCTGAGGCCCGTGCACGGCCGCCTCGTCCTGCCCACCCTCGGCCTGCTGCGCCCGGCCCGCCCCGGCCCGCTCGTCCTCACCGAACGCTCATGGGATCCCGACGACCCCGCGACGCTGCCCCTGCACGCACTGCCCGCGGGCCGTACCGCCCTCGACGACCTCGACCCCTACCGGGCCCCCGGCCCCGCACACCCGGCCCCGCTGCGCCCCGCCCGCCGGCTCACCCCCAAGGGCCACAAACGCTGGGACACCCAGTGGTCCGGCGCCCTCACGCTGCTCCAGCGCTACGACACCGTCCGCGCGGAGGAGACCGTACAGCTGCTGCGCTCCCTCGTACCGCTCGCCGGCGGCTCCCGCTCCAGCGGCGCCACCCTCCCCGCGGCCGCGGGCTCCGTACTGGCCCGCGCGCAGGCCCCGCCCGCGCTCGCCGCGACCCTCGTCCACGAGGTCCAGCACGGCAAACTCACCGCGCTCGCCGACGTCCTGACCCTGCACACCGCCGACGCGACGCCCCGCCACTGGGCCCCCTGGCGCAGCGACCCGCGTCCGCTGGAAGGGCTCCTGCACGGCGTCTACGCCCACCTGGCCCTCGCCGGGTACTGGCAGCGCGCCGCCCTGTACGGCGCCCGCGGCGCCTGGGCGCAGCACGCCCGGATCCGGGCGCAGGTCTCCGCCGTACTGCCCGTCCTGCGTGCGCACGAGCAGCTGACCAACGCGGGGCGGGAGTTCACGGACGCGATGGCCGCCGCGGAACGGGCCATGGACGACCTGCCGCCGCCCGGCGACCAGCATGCGGCGGCCCGCCGGGCCGTCGACCGCGAACGCCGAGCCTGGTGCGAGGCGCACCCCGGACTCGCCCCGTTCGCGCAGGTCTGA
- a CDS encoding AAA family ATPase, producing MNDEWLIYRGVGEPHDGIDALPDPPPWRDFDGGPVVDPGRAAAAAEGNVARRLGAHRQAAELHRPEPEELEAINAALYLRRPLLVTGFPGTGKSTLAHSVAHELKLGRVLRWPVVSRTVLQDGLYRYDALARLQDVQLAAGGAAAAARNTGAPAAGAGPDAAGNEAPEGTAATVPGIGKYIRLGPLGTALLPTARPRVLLIDELDKSDIDLPNDLLNVLEEGEFALPELERVADTEPEVEVLTDDGTKVTVRGGRIRCRAFPFIILTSNGERDFPAALLRRCIQLGLGQPGERRLATMVRAHLGEEAARLGGDLIREFLGRSQSELVAADQLLNAVYLTHYASPATREDLADLLIQRLDRPR from the coding sequence ATGAACGACGAGTGGCTCATCTACCGCGGGGTCGGCGAGCCCCACGACGGGATCGACGCCCTGCCCGACCCGCCGCCCTGGCGGGACTTCGACGGCGGGCCCGTCGTGGACCCGGGCCGCGCGGCCGCGGCCGCCGAGGGCAACGTCGCCCGGCGGCTCGGGGCGCACCGGCAGGCCGCCGAACTGCACCGGCCGGAACCGGAGGAACTGGAAGCCATCAACGCGGCGCTGTACCTGCGGCGCCCGCTGCTCGTCACCGGCTTTCCCGGAACCGGCAAGTCCACCCTCGCGCACTCCGTCGCCCACGAGCTGAAGCTGGGACGGGTGCTGCGCTGGCCGGTGGTGTCGCGGACCGTGCTGCAGGACGGGCTCTACCGCTACGACGCCCTCGCCCGGCTCCAGGACGTGCAACTCGCCGCCGGCGGCGCGGCGGCGGCCGCGAGGAACACGGGTGCGCCGGCCGCGGGCGCGGGTCCGGATGCGGCGGGGAACGAGGCCCCCGAAGGAACGGCCGCCACCGTCCCCGGCATCGGGAAGTACATCCGCCTCGGCCCCCTCGGCACCGCCTTGCTGCCCACGGCCCGGCCCCGCGTGCTCCTGATCGACGAACTCGACAAGAGCGACATCGACCTGCCCAACGACCTCCTGAACGTCCTGGAGGAAGGCGAGTTCGCCCTGCCCGAGCTGGAGCGGGTCGCCGACACCGAACCCGAGGTCGAGGTGCTCACCGACGACGGGACCAAGGTGACCGTACGCGGCGGCCGGATCCGCTGCCGCGCCTTTCCCTTCATCATCCTGACCAGCAACGGGGAACGGGACTTCCCCGCCGCCCTGCTGCGCCGCTGCATCCAGCTGGGGCTGGGCCAGCCCGGCGAGAGGCGGCTCGCCACCATGGTCCGCGCCCACCTCGGAGAGGAGGCCGCCCGGCTCGGCGGCGACCTCATCCGCGAGTTCCTGGGCCGCTCCCAGTCCGAGCTGGTCGCCGCCGACCAGCTCCTCAACGCCGTCTACCTCACGCACTATGCCTCCCCGGCCACCCGGGAGGACCTGGCGGACCTGCTCATCCAGCGCCTCGACCGCCCGAGGTGA
- a CDS encoding trypsin-like peptidase domain-containing protein gives MTDGRTSGTARAFELLEPLVQAATVRVHAPPGGYDNPGSHRTGPTWGSGFFIAPGWVLTCAHVVGEGGAAVRLTGREVGITFHSGRPRPGAPGAPGAVTGTVTGRVECVLPERLEERRPGRHALWDLPDLALIRVLAPVSHTCVWLTDRSRPRFDEVAYFGCTEDLGTPEITGRTTRLRGTAGNGAAIRLADDDEIDPGMSGGPVVDLARGEVVGVVKARRHTGGGGLAVSVVQLRTLPTAVRGQVGLYRRITQAHDLYHYDQHLSDLDNRRTWTDVHGELPPRERDPYGGRGRLTPGERTTLCGLLAELPPPSSSEAVRALVEAVRGEEPDPQPPAPLSWRDGLGLLYDPPGGTGEAAAMLRYATDVSVADYREPPPPGADEELWDWVRATAERLWRPLRRELGERHERGLAERERRRRASAGRAAGGPPRRDGGLPPGASVLLEVWAHGWEHLYDWRVSVLAGPAHPGRLTPVDSGVRATVAGLPQRLRAPLAEAFRRCDTHVAAALLEVAVAPELFGLAVEDWVVAGGVPLGVQRPVVLRHPGGRGCGHGPGGHPGGPDAHPQSPQAHPADHEAGRAAARWARVQAGPLQDERADCAGGRPRAPSAEWLSGLPDTTVPVHCRAADQEPTLGSLHAVRDAGYGVAVTRRPPPDPGVSCAPFHRGLREELADAGRAEVLPLRLQTLRGRAYAADPDAYWAAGAGLVWEDPARPLPDVEPLHGDL, from the coding sequence ATGACCGACGGGCGCACGAGCGGGACGGCGCGCGCCTTCGAGCTCCTCGAACCCCTCGTCCAGGCGGCGACGGTACGCGTCCACGCCCCGCCGGGCGGGTATGACAACCCCGGCAGCCATCGGACCGGTCCCACCTGGGGGAGCGGTTTCTTCATCGCCCCCGGCTGGGTCCTGACGTGCGCGCACGTGGTCGGCGAAGGGGGTGCCGCCGTGCGTCTGACCGGTCGCGAGGTCGGCATCACCTTCCACTCCGGCAGACCCCGCCCCGGCGCCCCCGGCGCACCGGGCGCCGTCACCGGAACCGTCACCGGGCGCGTGGAGTGCGTCCTGCCCGAACGCCTGGAGGAGCGGCGGCCCGGCCGGCACGCCCTGTGGGACCTGCCCGACCTGGCACTGATCAGGGTCCTGGCCCCCGTCTCGCACACCTGCGTCTGGCTGACCGACCGCTCCCGGCCCCGCTTCGACGAGGTCGCCTACTTCGGCTGCACCGAAGACCTCGGCACCCCCGAGATCACCGGCCGCACCACCCGGCTGCGCGGCACCGCCGGCAACGGCGCCGCCATCCGGCTCGCCGACGACGACGAGATCGACCCCGGCATGTCCGGCGGGCCCGTCGTGGACCTGGCCCGCGGCGAGGTCGTCGGCGTCGTCAAGGCCCGCCGGCACACCGGAGGCGGCGGCCTCGCCGTGTCCGTCGTACAGCTGCGCACCCTGCCGACGGCCGTGCGCGGCCAGGTCGGGCTCTACCGCCGGATCACGCAGGCCCACGACCTGTACCACTACGACCAGCACCTCAGCGACCTCGACAACCGCCGCACCTGGACCGACGTCCACGGCGAACTCCCGCCGCGCGAACGCGACCCGTACGGCGGCCGCGGCCGGCTCACCCCCGGCGAACGCACCACCCTGTGCGGCCTCCTGGCCGAACTGCCCCCGCCGAGCTCCTCCGAGGCCGTACGCGCCCTCGTCGAGGCGGTCCGCGGCGAGGAACCGGACCCCCAGCCGCCGGCCCCCCTGAGCTGGCGCGACGGGCTGGGCCTGCTCTACGACCCGCCCGGCGGGACCGGCGAGGCAGCGGCCATGCTCCGCTACGCCACCGACGTCAGCGTCGCCGACTACCGCGAGCCCCCGCCGCCGGGCGCCGACGAGGAACTGTGGGACTGGGTACGGGCCACCGCCGAGCGGCTGTGGCGCCCCCTGCGGCGCGAACTCGGCGAACGCCACGAGCGCGGCCTCGCGGAGCGGGAGCGCCGCCGCCGGGCCTCGGCCGGGCGGGCGGCCGGCGGCCCCCCGCGACGGGACGGCGGACTGCCGCCCGGGGCGTCGGTCCTGCTGGAGGTGTGGGCGCACGGCTGGGAGCACCTCTACGACTGGCGGGTCTCCGTGCTGGCCGGCCCGGCCCACCCCGGGCGGCTGACCCCCGTCGACTCGGGCGTACGCGCCACCGTGGCGGGCCTGCCGCAGCGGTTACGGGCCCCGCTCGCCGAGGCCTTCCGCCGCTGCGACACCCACGTCGCGGCGGCCCTGCTCGAAGTGGCCGTGGCCCCCGAGCTGTTCGGACTGGCGGTGGAGGACTGGGTGGTGGCCGGCGGAGTACCCCTGGGCGTGCAGCGGCCGGTCGTGCTGCGCCACCCCGGAGGCCGGGGCTGCGGCCACGGCCCGGGCGGCCACCCCGGCGGTCCGGACGCCCACCCGCAAAGCCCGCAGGCACACCCGGCGGACCACGAGGCCGGCCGCGCCGCCGCCCGGTGGGCCCGCGTCCAGGCGGGGCCGCTCCAGGACGAACGGGCCGACTGCGCGGGCGGCCGGCCGCGCGCCCCCTCCGCCGAATGGCTGTCGGGCCTGCCGGACACCACCGTCCCCGTGCACTGCCGGGCCGCCGACCAGGAGCCCACGCTCGGATCGCTGCACGCCGTACGGGACGCCGGCTACGGCGTCGCCGTGACCCGCAGGCCGCCGCCGGACCCCGGAGTGTCGTGCGCGCCGTTCCACCGCGGGCTGCGGGAGGAACTGGCCGACGCGGGACGGGCGGAGGTGCTGCCGCTACGGCTGCAGACGCTGCGCGGCCGGGCGTACGCGGCGGACCCCGACGCGTACTGGGCGGCTGGGGCGGGGCTCGTGTGGGAGGACCCGGCACGGCCGCTGCCGGACGTCGAGCCGCTCCACGGCGACCTGTGA
- the sodN gene encoding superoxide dismutase, Ni gives MLSRLFAPKAKVSAHCDLPCGVYDPAQARIEAESVKAVQEKYQANDDADFRARAITIKEQRAELAKHHVSVLWSDYFKPPHFEKYPQLHTLVNDTLKALSAAKASNDPATGQKALDLIAEIDRIFWETKAA, from the coding sequence ATGCTTTCCCGCCTCTTCGCCCCCAAGGCGAAGGTCTCCGCCCACTGCGACCTGCCGTGCGGCGTGTACGACCCTGCCCAGGCCCGCATCGAGGCCGAGTCCGTCAAGGCCGTTCAGGAGAAGTACCAGGCCAACGACGACGCCGACTTCCGCGCGCGCGCCATCACCATCAAGGAGCAGCGCGCCGAGCTCGCCAAGCACCACGTCTCGGTGCTGTGGAGCGACTACTTCAAGCCGCCGCACTTTGAGAAGTACCCGCAGCTGCACACCCTGGTCAACGACACCCTGAAGGCCCTCTCGGCCGCCAAGGCGTCGAACGACCCGGCGACCGGCCAGAAGGCCCTCGACCTCATCGCCGAGATCGACCGCATCTTCTGGGAGACCAAGGCCGCCTGA
- the fxsA gene encoding FxSxx-COOH cyclophane-containing RiPP peptide: MVTKRRDTAPATAPGCPGRLPDLSGLDLAALRGIDHPVLAQVIEGLVERVTHPAEILNAFDSSAT, from the coding sequence ATGGTGACGAAACGTCGGGACACGGCCCCGGCCACCGCCCCGGGATGCCCCGGCCGGCTCCCGGACCTCTCCGGCCTCGATCTGGCCGCCCTGCGCGGGATCGACCACCCCGTACTGGCCCAGGTGATCGAGGGCCTCGTCGAACGCGTGACCCACCCGGCGGAGATCCTGAACGCCTTCGACTCCAGCGCGACCTGA
- a CDS encoding FxsB family cyclophane-forming radical SAM/SPASM peptide maturase, with protein MRRAITSGPPLPTAHAARHARHAPWPYTRLDVAAARAAGHPPHPIRQFVLKTRSRCNLACTYCYVYEMADQGWRDQPVAMAPATAARAAERIAEHAAAHDLPRVDLVLHGGEPLLTAPAALAAPVEAVRAALAATAPRTRITATVQTNGTLITRGRLAALAAAGIRVGVSLDGGLPAHNTRRVDHAGRPGFGAAARGLRLLARHPDSYAGVLCVVDLEHDPVETYESLLAFAPPTVGLLLPLANWTAPPPPGPRRRPGGTPYADWLLAVFERWWHDGTHRTRIRLFEEIIALLLGLPATTETLGLAPAATAVIETDGSIEQADSLKSAYEGAAATGMALDTHSFDQLLDHPGFAARQLGRDALAAGCRACELVGVCGGGHYPHRYRAGEGFRQPSVYCADLQVLIRHIATAVQHAATARPPAAAS; from the coding sequence ATGCGGCGTGCGATCACAAGCGGCCCCCCGCTGCCCACCGCGCACGCGGCCCGCCACGCCCGCCACGCCCCCTGGCCGTACACCCGGCTCGATGTCGCCGCCGCGCGGGCCGCAGGCCATCCGCCCCATCCCATCCGGCAGTTCGTGCTCAAGACCCGCAGTCGCTGCAACCTCGCCTGCACCTACTGCTACGTCTACGAGATGGCCGACCAGGGCTGGCGCGACCAGCCCGTCGCCATGGCCCCCGCCACCGCCGCCCGCGCCGCCGAGCGGATCGCCGAGCACGCCGCCGCCCACGACCTGCCCCGCGTCGACCTGGTCCTGCACGGCGGCGAGCCCCTTCTCACCGCCCCCGCCGCCTTGGCCGCGCCCGTCGAAGCCGTACGGGCCGCCCTCGCCGCCACCGCCCCCCGCACCAGGATCACCGCCACCGTCCAGACCAACGGCACGCTGATCACCCGCGGCCGCCTCGCGGCCCTGGCCGCCGCCGGGATCCGCGTCGGCGTCAGCCTGGACGGAGGGCTGCCCGCGCACAACACCCGCCGCGTGGACCACGCCGGACGCCCCGGATTCGGCGCCGCCGCCCGCGGCCTGCGCCTGCTGGCACGGCACCCGGACAGCTACGCCGGGGTGCTGTGCGTCGTCGACCTCGAACACGACCCGGTGGAGACCTACGAGTCCCTGCTCGCCTTCGCCCCGCCCACCGTCGGTCTCCTGCTGCCGCTCGCCAACTGGACCGCACCGCCGCCCCCCGGCCCGCGCCGCCGCCCCGGTGGAACCCCGTACGCCGACTGGCTGCTCGCCGTGTTCGAGCGCTGGTGGCACGACGGGACGCACCGCACCCGCATCCGGCTCTTCGAGGAGATCATCGCCCTGCTGCTCGGCCTGCCCGCCACCACCGAGACCCTCGGGCTCGCGCCCGCCGCCACCGCCGTCATCGAGACCGACGGCTCCATCGAACAGGCCGATTCGCTGAAATCCGCGTACGAGGGGGCCGCCGCCACCGGCATGGCCCTCGACACCCACAGCTTCGACCAGCTCCTCGACCACCCCGGCTTCGCCGCCCGCCAGCTCGGACGTGACGCGCTCGCCGCCGGATGCCGCGCCTGCGAACTGGTCGGGGTGTGCGGCGGCGGACACTACCCCCACCGCTACCGGGCGGGCGAGGGCTTCCGGCAGCCGTCCGTCTACTGCGCCGACCTCCAGGTCCTCATCCGGCACATCGCCACCGCCGTACAGCACGCCGCCACCGCCCGCCCGCCGGCGGCCGCCTCATGA
- a CDS encoding SAV_2336 N-terminal domain-related protein, with the protein MPDPAAPDPAAPDPAAPDPAAPEPSVAEPAVGEPAATAPAAPGVRELAALLRTAGLDPSAEELADALWLAGHIRGPRPAPPGNRRPGTEPPGPEDPAAEPAEPVRADTDTEDPVRLYAPGAHHPGETEGGTAEEAPEDYGIPVRVPGAAALPRILDVQRALRALQRHRPPAPPTRLVIDEGATADASARALGLLIPVLRPESRREATVRLVMDASPSMAVWQDMFEELRSVCERLGAFRDVQVHYLHRRPDGTAALGRGPLPGTGLRSGEQLRDPTGRALTMMVSDCAGPLWREGAAQRLLYRWAECTPCMVVQPLPQRLWGRSWLPTERGTLARLEGAGQKLRFRPDRPSMPGRPTGGLAVPVLPPSPTALGAWARLVAGLGTGPVAAEVGRVLADHPAAPVPPPPAVRPPRELVARFRSSAAPRAVQLAVYLSAAPLTLPVMRLVQRTMLPDSEPSDLAEVLLSGLLRRSGPGPGHWYEFVPGVQDVLLGPLGRDEAALVLKHCSEYVRTHFGSGVRNFPALAVAQLTGVAPAATAQGPTADEEERDPEGRLPQAFAQVSAKVVRRYLPGMPQDGQTVRDTRTAPLIARAGAVRAARDRLADADADGDAGARALHEAVAVLRRAVTAPAGPADPPEEAETELAGALLRLWAAERDPELLTEAERALAGLRTPAAWAVRGRVLYERALAAGPDPELLAAADREFAAAAAATAEPELRRDCAVRRAETLIRLGVLHDDPGALREARAALEPLAGPLPGGDPDPEADPADTAAPYPELHLALGRVLLALLPRTPDPAERTTLAEQAAARLTATLDATPPGSPQVRVELADALRHLPARLDDAAAQLAAALDDTGGEPELRVAALLCLARVHRERYARDADPAALEDAAEAYGRARRLVPRDGEAFGELLPEWGDVLLDRARSAGGRRFTGAAVRVLRESRAAVPQSDPGAAHRLMRLATGLRLRHTYENDAVDLREAEYLLEQAVRNSRGPLERARAWRDHGDVQQEIHAHSRAADRLDRAAESYRLSWRAALEADREGRDDHEGREEHRGHPGREHTALRLAAHVQEARGEVLERLARPRAALEEYRAALQLWKRIGTDPDGRCEGLRARVRALETGR; encoded by the coding sequence GTGCCCGATCCCGCCGCCCCCGACCCGGCAGCCCCCGACCCGGCAGCCCCCGACCCGGCAGCCCCTGAACCGTCAGTGGCCGAACCGGCAGTGGGCGAGCCGGCCGCCACCGCCCCCGCCGCGCCCGGTGTCCGGGAACTCGCCGCGCTCCTGCGCACCGCCGGACTCGACCCGTCCGCCGAGGAGCTCGCCGACGCCCTGTGGCTCGCCGGGCACATCCGCGGCCCCCGGCCGGCCCCGCCCGGCAACCGGCGACCGGGCACCGAGCCGCCCGGCCCCGAAGACCCGGCCGCGGAACCAGCTGAACCCGTACGGGCCGACACGGACACCGAGGACCCCGTACGGCTCTACGCCCCCGGGGCACACCACCCCGGCGAAACCGAGGGCGGAACCGCGGAAGAGGCGCCCGAGGATTACGGGATACCCGTACGCGTACCCGGCGCCGCCGCCCTGCCCCGCATCCTCGACGTCCAACGGGCCCTGCGCGCCCTCCAGCGGCACCGCCCGCCCGCCCCGCCCACCCGGCTGGTCATCGACGAGGGCGCCACCGCCGACGCCAGCGCCCGCGCCCTCGGGCTGCTCATCCCGGTGCTCCGGCCGGAGAGCCGGCGCGAGGCGACCGTACGGCTCGTGATGGACGCCTCGCCCTCCATGGCCGTGTGGCAGGACATGTTCGAGGAACTACGGTCCGTCTGCGAACGGTTGGGAGCCTTCCGGGACGTCCAGGTCCACTACCTGCACCGCCGCCCGGACGGCACGGCGGCGCTCGGCCGCGGCCCCCTGCCGGGCACGGGGCTGCGCTCCGGGGAGCAGCTGCGGGACCCGACCGGCCGCGCCCTGACCATGATGGTCTCCGACTGCGCCGGACCGCTGTGGCGCGAAGGGGCGGCGCAACGGCTGCTGTACCGCTGGGCCGAGTGCACACCGTGCATGGTGGTCCAGCCCCTGCCGCAGCGGCTGTGGGGACGCAGCTGGCTGCCGACCGAGCGCGGCACCCTCGCCCGCCTGGAAGGCGCCGGGCAGAAGCTGCGCTTCCGGCCCGACCGCCCCTCGATGCCCGGGCGGCCCACAGGCGGACTCGCCGTTCCGGTGCTGCCGCCGAGCCCGACCGCCCTCGGGGCGTGGGCCCGGCTCGTAGCCGGCCTCGGCACCGGCCCCGTGGCCGCCGAGGTGGGCCGCGTACTGGCCGACCACCCGGCGGCCCCCGTGCCGCCGCCGCCCGCCGTCCGCCCGCCCCGCGAACTCGTCGCGCGGTTCCGCTCCTCGGCCGCGCCCCGCGCCGTACAACTGGCCGTGTACCTGTCGGCGGCCCCGCTGACCCTGCCCGTGATGCGGCTGGTGCAGCGCACCATGCTGCCCGACTCCGAACCCTCCGACCTGGCCGAGGTGCTGCTCAGCGGACTGCTGAGGCGCAGCGGACCGGGACCGGGGCACTGGTACGAATTCGTTCCCGGAGTACAGGACGTGCTGCTGGGGCCGCTGGGGCGGGACGAGGCGGCGCTCGTGCTCAAACACTGCTCGGAGTACGTACGCACCCACTTCGGCTCGGGCGTACGCAACTTCCCCGCGCTCGCGGTCGCCCAGCTGACGGGCGTGGCACCCGCCGCGACGGCCCAGGGCCCCACGGCCGACGAGGAGGAACGCGACCCGGAGGGCCGGCTCCCGCAGGCCTTCGCACAGGTTTCGGCCAAAGTCGTACGGCGCTACCTGCCCGGGATGCCGCAGGACGGGCAGACAGTACGGGATACCCGGACGGCGCCGCTGATCGCACGCGCCGGGGCGGTACGCGCCGCCCGCGACCGGCTCGCCGACGCGGACGCCGACGGCGACGCGGGAGCCCGGGCCCTGCACGAGGCCGTGGCGGTCCTGCGGCGGGCCGTGACGGCCCCCGCAGGGCCCGCCGACCCACCGGAGGAGGCCGAAACCGAACTGGCCGGAGCACTGCTCCGGCTGTGGGCGGCCGAGCGGGACCCCGAACTCCTCACCGAGGCGGAGCGCGCCCTGGCCGGGCTGCGGACGCCCGCCGCATGGGCGGTGCGCGGGCGGGTGCTGTACGAGCGGGCGCTGGCCGCCGGCCCGGACCCCGAACTGCTCGCGGCGGCGGACCGCGAGTTCGCGGCGGCGGCCGCGGCCACGGCCGAACCGGAGCTGCGGCGCGACTGCGCGGTCCGGCGCGCCGAGACCCTGATCCGGCTCGGAGTCCTGCACGACGACCCGGGCGCGCTCCGGGAGGCCCGCGCCGCCCTCGAACCCCTGGCCGGGCCCCTGCCCGGAGGCGACCCCGACCCGGAGGCGGATCCGGCGGACACCGCCGCGCCGTACCCCGAACTGCACCTGGCCCTCGGCCGCGTCCTGCTGGCCCTCCTGCCCCGCACCCCCGACCCGGCCGAGCGCACAACCCTGGCCGAACAGGCCGCGGCCCGCCTCACCGCCACCCTGGACGCCACCCCACCGGGCAGCCCGCAGGTACGCGTGGAACTGGCCGACGCGCTCCGCCACCTGCCCGCCCGGCTGGATGACGCCGCCGCCCAACTGGCCGCCGCCCTGGACGACACGGGCGGCGAACCGGAGCTGCGGGTGGCCGCCCTGCTCTGCCTGGCCCGCGTGCACCGCGAACGGTACGCGCGGGACGCCGACCCGGCGGCCCTGGAGGACGCGGCCGAGGCGTACGGCCGCGCCCGGCGGCTCGTACCCCGCGACGGGGAGGCCTTCGGGGAACTCCTGCCCGAGTGGGGCGACGTACTCCTGGACCGCGCCCGCAGCGCCGGCGGACGCCGCTTCACCGGCGCGGCCGTGCGCGTCCTGCGCGAGAGCCGGGCGGCGGTCCCGCAGTCCGACCCCGGAGCCGCGCACCGGCTGATGCGGCTGGCCACCGGGCTGCGCCTGCGGCACACCTACGAGAACGACGCGGTGGACCTGCGAGAGGCGGAGTACCTGCTGGAACAGGCCGTCCGCAACAGCCGCGGCCCGCTGGAACGCGCCCGGGCCTGGCGTGACCACGGCGACGTGCAGCAGGAGATCCACGCCCACTCACGGGCCGCGGACCGCCTCGACCGGGCCGCCGAGTCCTACCGGCTGTCCTGGCGCGCCGCCCTGGAGGCCGACCGTGAGGGCCGCGACGACCACGAGGGCCGCGAGGAGCACCGCGGCCACCCCGGCCGGGAGCACACCGCCCTGCGCCTGGCCGCGCACGTACAGGAGGCCCGGGGGGAGGTGCTGGAACGGCTCGCACGGCCCCGGGCCGCCCTGGAGGAGTACCGCGCGGCACTCCAGCTCTGGAAGCGGATCGGCACCGACCCCGACGGGCGCTGCGAGGGGCTGCGCGCGCGGGTACGGGCCCTGGAGACGGGACGGTGA
- a CDS encoding DUF6104 family protein, with amino-acid sequence MYFTDRGIEELEKRRGEEEVTFEWLAEQLRTFVDLNPDFEVPVERLATWLARLDDEDDEDE; translated from the coding sequence TTGTACTTCACCGATCGCGGCATCGAGGAGCTGGAGAAGCGGCGCGGCGAGGAGGAGGTCACCTTCGAGTGGCTCGCCGAGCAGCTGCGCACCTTCGTCGACCTGAACCCGGACTTCGAGGTTCCGGTGGAACGCCTGGCCACCTGGCTGGCCCGGCTGGACGACGAGGACGACGAGGACGAGTAG
- the sodX gene encoding nickel-type superoxide dismutase maturation protease, translating into MVESARPRRRFEVVEVTGPSMVPTLLDGDRLVVRYGAAVRPGDVVVLRHPFQQDLLVVKRAVERRPGGAWWVLGDNPYNETGDSTDYGPVPGELVLATAVLRFRPREEGQRSLRARLSWAASSLRVLRADASASSRLRAR; encoded by the coding sequence ATGGTGGAGAGCGCGCGCCCGCGCAGGCGGTTCGAGGTGGTGGAGGTGACGGGACCGTCGATGGTGCCCACGCTGCTGGACGGGGACCGGCTGGTGGTCCGGTACGGGGCCGCCGTCCGGCCGGGTGACGTCGTGGTGCTGCGCCATCCCTTCCAGCAGGACCTGCTGGTGGTCAAGCGTGCGGTGGAGCGCCGGCCCGGCGGCGCGTGGTGGGTGCTCGGTGACAACCCGTACAACGAGACCGGCGACAGCACCGACTACGGGCCGGTGCCCGGGGAGCTGGTGCTGGCGACGGCGGTGCTGCGGTTCCGGCCCCGTGAGGAGGGTCAGCGTTCGCTGAGGGCCCGGTTGTCCTGGGCGGCCTCGTCGCTGCGCGTGCTGCGGGCCGACGCCTCGGCCTCCAGCCGCTTGCGGGCGCGGTAG